GTGGGTCAAATCGCCGATGGTGGTGAATTCGGCCATCCTCGCGCCGCCCTTGAGCGTGTGCAGATGCCGCTGCAACATGCCGATGGCGGTCAGCGCCTCGCCTTCCGACGATTCCCACGCGGCCACCGCGGATTCCGCCCCCTCCATCAGCTCGTCGGCCTCGTCGAGGAATATACCTACCAGTTCGGGATCCAGCGTCTCCACCTTGTCGGGCGGCCCCGCTTCCTGCGGCCTCGACAGGCGCTCGCTCTGCTGATCCAGAACGCTGACCTCGGCATCGGCCAGCGCGCTCAGCGCCTGTTCGCGCAGCACACTGGTGTCGGGCAGGGACGTGCGCTGGGCGACCAGGGCGCTCAGCACGGCGCGCCCTGCATCATTGGCGGCCCCGTAGAGGTCCAGCAGTGAGGCCGAAAGTCCGCGATGGGATTCGACCAGGTGCTTGGCGATCCCTTCGAGAGGCGCAAACACCTCGTGGATTTCGGGCACCCCCGCCGTCTGCGCGCTGCCGTGGATGGTATGCAGCGCACGCAGGAATGCCTCGCTGATCTCGACCGGGCCGGCGGCCCCCCTGGCCGCGCTCAAGAAATCGTCGATCACGGAGAAATGCTGTCTCGATTCGCGCGTATAGATATCGAGCAACACTGGATCCAGCCTCGGCACCTCAGCCGCAGCCTCAATTTCTGGCTCTGGCTCTGGCTCTGGCTCTGGCTCTGGCTCTGGCTCTGGCTCTGGCTCTGGCTCTGGCTCTGGCTCCGGCTCCGGCTCCGGCTCCGGCTCCGGCTCCGGCTCCGGCTCCGGCTCCGGCTCCGGCTCCGGCTCCGGCGAATCGTCCGTCGACATCGTGGTCAGCGTCTCCGAGGCGGCATTTCGCTCGGCGTCGATCTCATCGACGCCAGCCGGCGTCTGCGCAGGTTCGCTTGGCGCTTCCGATGCCTCGACCGGAACAGTCTCGTCCGCCTCTTCTAGCGGCTGCCCGACCCGACCCGCGCGTGCGGCAAGCTGGCGGATGTCGGTGGCGGGCGCAGGCCCGCCCTGCAACTGCACGATCAGCGCCTGCAAAGCCGGAATGGCCTCGTCCAGGAGGGTGAAGTGCATTTCCTGTACCGGTACCCGCTGATCCAGCACCTGGTTGAGCATGCTCTCGAAGGCCCAGGCGAATTCACCCATGCATTCGGCACCGGCGAGACGACCGCTGCCTTTGAGCGTGTGGAACGAACGGCGCAGTTCCTGGAGGGCCGCCAGATCCTGGCGGTCGGCGCGCCAGCGCGGCACCAGCGAAAGTATGCGCTGGTATTCTTCCTCGGCCTCCTCGAGGAATATCTCCAGAATTTCGGGATCCGCATCCGGCTTCAGCATCCGCCAACCGGGCGTTTCCTCGCTCGCCGGTGCGTCGGCGGGCGCCGCCTGCATCTCGAAGGAAACGTCTGGAGCCTTCGGCGGCTCGGGCGCCGGCACGATGGCCGTCACGGCCATATCGTCGAGCGGCTCGGCAGGATCCCAGTCGACCTGCGTTTCATCCACCAGTGCGTCCGTATCCGCAAGCGCGGTAGCGTCGCGGGTCGCGGCAGTGCCCGTCATTTCGCGCAACTGTGCGAGCGCCTCCTCAGCCCGCGCCAGCAACGCCGGCTGACCTGGGCGGCGGCCGGCCCGGGCCTCCAAATACATCTCGATTGCCGTGGTCGCATCGGCCAGCAGATCCAGCCAGGCCGGCTCCGCCGCTACGCTGCCCGCGAGCAACGCCGAGAACTGCTCACGGATTTGTCCCAACGGCGCGACGGGTTCGGACACGCCCATCACCGACAGGGCAGCCGACAGATCGCCCAGGCGATCCGGCACGCCAGCGAGTCCGTCCGGTTCGCTCGGCGATGCAAGATAACCGATCAGGGCTTCCTTGACCTGCCCGATCTCCCGCAGCGCCTCGCCGATTCCGGCGGCCGTGATGTCGTGATGCGGACTCTCGCCGTCGGCCACTGGCGCTTCCCCGCGTCGGCGCGCCAGCAACGCCTGCAGGCTATCCTCGACAGCCAGCATGGTCTCGGCCAGATCAAGCAGCTGTTCGCGGCTGGGCGGCACCTCTCCCTGGCTCATCCGCTCGATATGGCGAGACTGATCGCTCACGCGATCGCGGGCATCACCGAGCCCCAGCATGCCGAGGGTATCACCGATGCGGCGCATGCGTTCCGCCACCGCGCCGATATCCGACAGCGTCACGTTCTCTGCATGGGTATAGATTTCTAGCCGGTCGCGAACGTCGGCCAGATCCTCGCGGATTGCGTTCGACACCGTTTCCAGCAACTTGAGATTCGGCGCAGACAATTCGCGCTGCGCCGCTTCGAGCGTCAATGTGCGCGGCAACAGCTCGTCGAGGTGGAACGTTTCCTGGACGGCCTCGACGCGCGGACTGGTGGTTTCCGCGCGCGCGACATAAAAAAGCAGGTTCTTGAGCAGTTCGTCGCCCAACCCCGCAGCGAAGGCGGTTTCGCCCTGATCGATCAGACGTTTGATCTCCCGGTCCACGCGACCCAGCAACAACTTGACCGCCACCGGCAACTCGACCCGATTCGCACCCTCGAGCATTGCGCCGGCCACCCACCAGAAACGCTTGGCGGCCGCTTCGCCGGCGGCACCTTCCAGGGCATCGACCACTTCGAGCATGCGCGACAGGGATTTCTCGACATCCTGCTCGCGGAAAAGACCCAGCAGACCCAGTTGGTACTGGTGGCGCCTGCGCTTGGCCTCCAGAGCCACGCGAGACGCATTTTCGACCGTGGCGGTGAGCGTTTCGGGGCCTTCGTTCGCCAAATCCGGCAGAAAGACCACGGCTTCCGACAGCAGTTCCGCATCACGCGCGGCGCGCAGGTCGTTGAGAAGCGACAGAATCACGATCGGCGTGTCGGGATGTCCGGACTGCACATACTCAAGGTAATCGGGCAATTGCAGCACGGCGGCGGACAAGACCCCCAGCCCGGCATCGACGTTGCCGACGCGGTCGCCGAGCAGGGCGTCGCCAAGGGCCTCCATCTCCTCCGCCAGCATCACGGCCCCGGCGAGATTGACCACCTGCAGCGTGCCCCTCACCTGACGAAGCAGCTTGACGGTCTGTTTCAGGCGCTCCTGATCGCGGTTGCCATCTTCGATATACGATTCGAGCGACTGCCTAGCGCGATCCAGCAAGGCATCGAGCTCAGGCTTGACCCAGCCGAGCACATCAAATTCGACGGTCGTTTCGTGCTTCATTGGCAAACCACCCTTTCATCCGGGCCGGAATACGGCCGGTCGCCGCCCGCGGGATCAGGCGGCCTCGATATCCGAAGCACCGCCATCGTCGAGTACGACCGTGTCCGTATCCTCGCTGTCCGGCAGCTTGAAGCCGGCCACCGTGCGCCGCAGCTCGGCGGCAAGCTCGGTCAACTGACCGATCGACTGGGCCGTCTCGTGCGTGCTATCCGAGGTCTGCATCGTGATTTCCTGGATCACGTTCATGGTATTGGTCACGTTCGCCGCCACCGCCGCCTGCTGCCGTGCGGCACTGGCGATGGTCATGATCTGCTTGGCCAGCTGGTTCGACACGCTCTCGATCTCGGCCAGCGCGTCGCCGGCATCGCCGGCCAGCTGCCCTCCCGCCACCACGTTCGAGGTGCTCTGTTCCATCGACAGCACCGCCTCGCTGGTGTCGGCCTGAATGGCCTTGACCAGCGCCTCGATCTGGCGCGTGGCGTTGGCGGAGCGCTCCGCGAGGCGCTGGACTTCGTCGGCCACCACCGCGAAGCCGCGACCGGCCTCGCCCGCTGCAGACGCCTGGATGGCGGCGTTCAGCGCCAGGATGTTGGTCTGGTCGGCGATGTCGTTGATAAGGCCGACGATGTCGCCGATTTCCTGCGAGCTTTCGCCCAGACGCTTGATGCGTTTGGCGGTGTCCTGGATCTGTTCGCGGATGGTGTCCATGCCGTCGATGGAACGTCGCACCGTGGCGGCGCCCTTGGCCGCGATCTCGACCGATTTCTTGGCCACGTCCGCCGACGACATGGCGTTTTTGGACACCCGCTCGATGGAGTCCGCCATGTCCGTGACGGCCGCCGAGGCGGAAGCGATCTCGCGCGCCTGATGGCCGCTGGCGTCGGCCAGGCGCAGCGCCGTGGTCTGCGTCTTCTCGGCCGCGGTCGCCACCTGCACAGAGGTCTGGTTGATGGTGGTCACCAGGCTGCGCAGCGCGTCGATGGCGTAGTTGACCGAGTCGGCGATGGCGCCGGTGATGTCCTCCGTCACCGTGGCGTGGACCGTGAGGTCGCCCTCGGCAAGGTTGGTCATTTCGTCGAGCAATCGTAGGATCGCGCGCTGGTTACGCCGGTTCTGCTCGGTGGTCACCGCCAGACGACGCTGTGAGTCGCGATACATCAGGGCACCCAGCAGGATCAGTACCAACAGCGCCAGACCGCCGAGTACGTAGCCGGCGAGATCGATCAGGCCCAGACGGCTGTAGTGGGTTCTCAGCGCGTTTGCCAGATCGCCGGTGGCACCCAGCAACTGCGGCGAATTGGCCTGCAGCCGCGCGGAGGCGTTCTTGATCGCAAACAGTCGGGGCGCCAGTTCGAGAATCGTGGCCACATGGTCGCTCACCGAGCTGAACAGCATCGCGATCTGGCGCAGGATTTCACGCGTCTGCTCATCCTTGACCGCCACGATTTTCATGGAGGCGTTGCCGGTCAGCAATCCCTGAAGGACGTTGCCGAAAAGTGTCGCGTCGCGGCCGAACTGGTCGGCGGCGGTGGACGCGCCTTCGCCGCCTTGCAGCACCCGCGCCAGACTGTTCTGGATGCGCAGCGCGAGCAGTGTCTGACGCTCGGCCACGTAGATTTCCTGCGGGCTCGCTCCGTGCTTCACCAGCGCGGTCGTCACCTGATCCGAATAGGCCAGCAGCTTGGGCACGTACTGGTTGACGTCGTGCACGTATCGGGTGATGTCGGCGACCGCCTGCTTGCCCTTGAGGATCGAGTCGAGACCATCGCGATAGGTCTGCCACATCGTGTCGAGGCGCTCATACTGCGGCCGCAGCGTGCCCGGCAGCACCGGACCGGGTCCCTTGCCGTCCAGGTTGTACTCGCGCATCGTGGCGTCGAAGCGGTCGCGCTGTTCCGCCAGGCGCTTGAAAGCCATCTGATTGCCGCTTGCGGCCTCCAGCGCCGTGGCGGCGAGCTGCTGGGAAAGCAACTGCTGCTCGGCATTGAGGTGCGTAAAGCGCTGATAGTGCCGCTGCTGGATCGCGGTATAAACGAAGGCCGCACCCGCCAACAGCAGGAAAAGCAGCAGCAGGGCGAACAGGAGCGCAAAGCGTCGGCTGAGCCCGATCTTCTGCCGATCCGTCTTTGTCGGTGACTTCATGCGTATTTCTCCAAGCTGACAATCGGTTCCGGACCCCGGAACCGCTCGCACCATGCACCGCGCGAAAGGCGGCTCACAATGCTGCGTCCTGGAACGCCGGATCGTTCACCAGGCGCCTGATACTGAAAACCGGTTTGACCATGCCCTGATCGAGAAACCCCTCGACCACGCAGGCCTCGAGAGGAGGCGGCAACGAGGGTGTGTCGCCGGTGCGCTGCGTCTCCAGGAAGTGGCGCATTCCGATGACCGTGTCCACGCGCAGGCCCACCAGCGACCCGCCATGGCGGATCACCAGCAATCGCCCCGCCTCCGTCGCGGATGCATCCGTGGCAAACAGGTATCGCCGCAAATCGATGATCGCCACCAGGTTGCCGCGCATGTTGGCCAGTCCCATTACCCAGGGCTTCACGCCGGGCAGGCGCGCGACCGGGAGCATATCGCCGATTTCCGCCACCTCGCTCATCGGCGCCACCAGCTCGTAGCCGGCGAGATTGAACAGCACGCCCGACCATTGCTGCTGCTGGGCCTCGGCGACCGGCAGGCCGGGAGAGGCCACGCGGCACTTGCGCTCCAGCTGCACCAGATAATCGTAGGGCGAACGTTGCTCGATGGCGGACATGGATCGGAACCGCCGCTCAGGACGCCAACAGGCCCTTGACCCGCTCCACCAGATCCTTCTCCTTGGCAGGCTTGACGATATAGTCGCGCGCGCCCTGCCGGATGGCCCAGACCTTGTCGGTTTCCTGATCCTTGGTGGTCACCATGATGATCGGGATCTTCGAGGTTTCCGGCTCGCGCGCTAGCTGGCGGGTCGCCTGGAAACCGTTGAGTCCGGGCATGACCACATCCATCAGCACGAGATCGGGCTTGAGGCGGCGCGCGATATCGACGCCTTCTTCACCGCTTTGCGCTGCCGTGACCTGGAATCCGTTCTTCTCCAGCATGCCCTTGATGACATGCAGCTCGGTAGGCGAATCGTCCACTACCAATATATGCGCCATCGCTTCCTAGTCTCCTGTGGCCTTGGCCGTCTATGCACTCTGAATGAATTTATTCTAATTCGTACCGCCACGTCTCGACGGTGCTCGTCACGAGTCCGGCAGGGCCTGGACGCTCATGTAAATTTTCTGATTGCGTCGAGCAAGTCATCCCGCGTAAAGGGCTTGGTCAGATATTCCTCCGAGCCGACGATGCGGCCGCGCGCCTTGTCGAAAATGCTGTCCTTGCTGGACAGCATGATCACAGGCGTCTTGCGGAAAGCGCCATTTTGCTTGATCAGCGCGCAGGTCTGATACCCGTCCAGTCGCGGCATCATGATATCGACGAAAATGATATCCGGGCGGAATTCCGCGATTTTGGCCAGCGCCTCGAAGCCGTCGTTGGCGGTCACCACTTCGCACCCTTCTTTCTTGAGCAGGGTTTCGGCGGTACGCCGGATGGTCTTGCTGTCGTCGATCACCATCACCCTGAGGGGCGCGTCTCCGGCATCGGCTCTCGCCGCACCGTCGACCTGCTTGGCATCCGTCACGCTCAACTCATCACCCCCGCTGGCCGCTACGCCTAACATGACGTCCGAATGTACCCCATCTGCCGAGCGAGGCGCAAACGCCCCTCGCAAGCCTGCGCCGGGACACGGTCATGCGCTAGACTCTGGATCCCCGATGTGCCTCCCATCCACCGTCACGAGCTATCCCATGCCCACCCGCCACCTTGCCGTCCTCATGGACCCCATCAGCCGGATCAATATCAAGAAGGACAGCACCTTCGCCATGATGCTCGCCGCCCAGCGCCGCGGATGGACGCTCGAATACCTCGAACAGGGCGATCTGTATCTACGCGACGGCCGTGTCCACGCCGCCTGCCGCCCAGTCGAGGTACGCGACGACCCTGCGGACTGGTTCACGCTAGGCGACGCGGTCGATCGACCGCTGGCTGAGATATCCGCTGTGATGATGCGCAAGGACCCGCCCTTCGACCTCGAATATCTGTATAGCACCTATCTGCTGGATCTGGCCGAGCGCGAGGGCTGCCTCGTGATCAACCGCCCGTCCAGCCTGCGCGACGCCAACGAGAAACTGTTCACCGCCTGGTTCCCGCAATGCACCGTGCCGACGCTGGTCAGTCGCGACATGGGCAGACTGCGCGCCTTCGCCAAGGGATTCGGCGACATCATCCTCAAACCGCTCAACGGCATGGGCGGCGAATCCATCTTTCGCGTACGCGCGGGCGACCCCAATACCAGCGTCATCCTGGAGACCATCACCGAACGCGGCCGACGCACGGTGATGGCGCAACGCCTGATCCCCGAATACGTCGACGGCGACAAGCGCATTCTGTTGATCGATGGCGAGCCGGTGCCCTACGCGCTGCTCCGCGTGCCGGCGCCCGGCGAGTCGCGCGGCAATCTGGCCGCAGGCGGCCAGGGCGTGGCGGTGCCGCTGAACGAACGCGACCGCTGGATCTGCGCCGAGGTGGCGCCCGAGCTGCGTCGTCGCGGGCTGCTGTTCGTCGGCCTCGACGTCATCGGCGACTATCTCACCGAAATCAACGTCACCAGCCCGACTTGCATCCGCGAGCTGGACGCGGCGCATGGCCTCGATATCGCCGGCCAGCTCATGGAAGTCGTCGAAAACCGGCTCGCACGGCCGCGCGCATAGGCATAGGCGACTAGTCGCTCGCACCGACGGCGGGTACACTGCTCCCGGAAAACGAACGCGGCCTGCATGAAAAATACGACTCCGCCAGCGCCCATCACCGACAAGGACCGCCTCGGCCTGACCCTGTTCCTGGCGGTCGCGGTGCACGGCATTCTGATCCTCGGCCTGTCGTTCAAGGCCCTCTCGGAACAGGTGCAGCGGCAGCCGCCCGCGCTCAACGTGCTGTTGGTGCAGACTGCCGCCGACAAGGCGCCCAAGGAAGCCAACTACATCGCCCAGGCCAATCAACGGGCCAGCGGCAGCAGCGATCGGGCCGGGCACCCCGGACGCCCCTTCTTCGCGCTCAACCCGAACCGCACCGACGGCGTGGCGCCGGTCCCGCAAATGGCGATGACCCCGCCGGCCACCGCCGAACACAAGCACCGCGATGTGCTCACCAGCGACAACGCCGACTACAGCCTGCCTCCCGAGGCCCGCACCCGCGGCCCCCGCAGCCAGGCCACGCCCGACAACCAGCGCCTGCTTCAGCTACAGCTCGAACAGGCCAGGCTGACCGCCGAAATTCGCCGCGAAACAGAGGATTACAACCAGCGCCCGCGTCGCCTGTTCCTGGATACGGTCAATGCCAAGACCGCGGTCGAGGCCGGCTATCTCGCCCACTGGGTGCGCCGCGTGGAACGCGTCGGCAACCTCAATTATCCCGACGCCGCGATCCGCGACCGCCTGCACGGACGCCTGATCCTCAACGTTCTCATCTCCCATACCGGGCACGTCCTCAAGATCGTAGTGGCGCAATCCTCCGGCTCCGCCGTGCTCGACGACGCTGCCAAGCGCATCGTGCGCCTGGCCTCGCCCTTCCCGCCCTTTCCGGCCGCCATGCGCAAACAGTACGACCAGCTGATGATCACCCGTACCTGGATATTCCGAAGCGGAGAGCTGCGCACCACGGCGAATCGCTGAGTCGCGTCGGCTTGCCAGCACATTGCCGGCCACCGGATACTATGCGCATGGCGCCCATCGATTCCCTCTCCAACCACTTCCTGATCGCGATGCCGCGGCTCGAGGATCCAAACTTCACGCGCACGCTCACGCTGATCTGCGAACACTCCGAAGAAGGCGCGATGGGCGTGGTCGTCAACCGCCCGCTCGACCTCGGCCTCGGCGAGCTGCTCGAACACATGCGGATCGAAAGCACGGACGCGTCGCTGCAGGAACGCCCCGTCCACTATGGCGGCCCGGTCGAACAGGAACGCGGCTTTGTCCTGCACCGCCCGCTCGGCGACTGGGGCACCACCATCAAGCTGACGCCCACGCTGGGGCTGACGGCCTCGCGCGACATTCTCGCCGCGATGGCCCGCGACGGCGAACCGCGGGACGCCATGGTGTTGCTCGGCTACGCTGGCTGGGGTCCCGGCCAGCTCGAAGCCGAACTCACCGGCAACGCCTGGCTGACCCTGCCCGCGGAGGAATCGATCCTGTTCGAGACCGCCACCGCACAGCGCTGGGAAACCGCCGCCAGCCGCCTAGGCGTCGACCTCAACCTCGTGACCGGCGATATCGGCCATGCCTGAACGGACGACGCAGCGGCAATGACGGCAGGCGGCACGGTTATGAGCTTCGATTACGGCACCCGACGCACCGGCGTGGCGGTCGGCCAGCGCATCACGGGTACGGCGCGCCCGCTGACCACGCTCGGCATGCCCGGCGGCCAACCGGACTGGCCAGCCATCGATCGGCTGATGCGCGACTGGGCGCCCAGCGACGTGGTCGTAGGCCGCCCCACCCGCATGGACGGCAGCGTGACGCCGCTGACCACGGCGGCCGAAGGCTTCGCCGCCGCGCTGGGCCGCCGCTACGACCTGCCGGTCAGTCTGATCGACGAACGCCTGAGCTCCCGCGAGGCTGAAACCGAACTGCGCCGCCAGCGCGGCGACGGCAGCCGCGGCCCCATCCGCAAGCCCGACATCGACCAGGAGGCCGCGGCCGTGCTGCTGCGCGACTACCTGGCCTCGATCCCGCTTCCATCCGCCCCGAATCGCAGCGAGACCCCATGAATTCGAGTACCCGCCTGCCCGACGTCGAGCCGCTGCTCGACCACATGGCCGACGCCCTGCGCGCGCCCCTGGCCGAACACGAGGGTCAGGCCCATCTGATCGGGATCCACACCGGCGGCGTATGGGTCGCCGGGGGGCTGCACCGGCGCCTCGATCTCGACCAGCCCATGGGCACCCTCGACATCACCTACTATCGCGACGACCTCGCACACGGCGGGCTGCACCCGCACATCCGCCCTTCGCGCCTGCCCTGGAGCGTCGACGGCCAACTGGTGATCCTGGTCGACGACGTGCTGCATACCGGCCGGACCGTACGCGCCGCGCTCAACGAAATCTTCGACTTCGGCCGTCCCGCCCGGGTGCTGCTCGCGACCCTGATCGACCGCGGCGGCCACGAACTGCCGATCGCGGCCGACGTCGTCGGCGCGCGCTACGACGATCTGGCGCCGACGCAGCGCATCAAGCTCAACGGCCCCGAACCACTGACGCTGACCCTGAGCGAGCGGGAGGTGCCGACGCCATGAACGCCCTGCCCGCGCCTCACCGCCCGGGGCCGCTGCCCACGCGCATGCAACTGGAAGACGGGCGGCTGCGCCACCTGCTGACCATCGAAGGACTCGGACGCCCCCTGATCGAGCAGATTCTGGACAATGCCGAGTCCTTCGCCGGCATGAACGACCAGGGCGTGAAGAAACTGCCGCTGCTGCGCGGCAAGACGGTCGCCAATCTGTTCTTCGAGGCCAGCACGCGCACCCGCACCACCTTCGAACTGGCCGCCAAGCGGCTCTCGGCCGATGTGCTCAGCCTCAACATGAATGCCTCCGCGACGACCAAGGGCGAAACCCTGCTCGATACCCTGCGCAACCTCGAGGCGATGCAGTGCGACATGTTCGTGGTGCGCCACGCGGACAGCGGCGCGGCCCATTTCATCGCACGCCACGTGGCCCCGCACATCAGCGTGCTCAACGCCGGCGACGGGCGCCACGCCCACCCCACGCAGGCCCTGCTTGACGTCTTCACCATCCGTCGCCACAAAGGCGAGCTCTCGAAGCTGCGCGTGGCCATCGTGGGCGACGTGCTGCATTCGCGCGTGGCCCGCTCGCAGATCCACGCGCTCAACACCCTCGCCACCGGCGAAGTGCGGGTCATCGGTCCGCGCACCCTGCTGCCCGCCGCCGTCGAACAGCTCGGCGTGCAGGTTTATCACAACATGGAACAAGGCCTGAAGGACGTGGATGTGATCATCATGCTGCGCCTGCAGAAGGAACGCATGCAGGGCGCCTTCATCCCTAGCGAGCACGAATACTTCCAGCGCTACGGGCTGGACGCCAGACGCCTGGCACTGGCCCACCCGGAGGCGATCGTGATGCATCCCGGGCCGGCCAACCGCGGCGTCGAAATCGCCTCGGAGGTCGCCGACGGACCGCATTCCGTGATCCTGCGTCAGGTGACCTACGGCCTGTCCGTGCGCATGGCGGTGATGAGCATGGTCATGGGCGTCAACCCACAGGTGCGCGCATGAGGCGCCTGATCCAGGGCGGACGCGTCATCGACCCGGCCGCCGGCATCGACCGAATCGCCGACCTCGCCATCGCCGACGGCCGCATCGTCGGCCTCGACATGGCCGACTTCCAGCCCGACGAACGCATCGACGCGCGCGGACTCTCGGTCATCCCGGGGCTGGTCGACCTCGCCGCGCGCCTGCGCGAACCGGGCCAGGAACACAAGGCCACCGTCGCCTCCGAATGCCGAGCGGCGGCGGCCGGCGGCATCACCACCGTGTGCGCCATGCCGGACACCGTGCCCCCCATCGACAGCCCGGCCGACGTCCGCCTGGTGCGGCAAAAGGGCCGCAACGCACATGCCGCCCGCGTGGCGGTGATCGGCGCGCTGACCCAGGGCCTTGACGGCCACCACCTGACCGAAATGGCCGCCCTGCGCGACGCCGGCTGCGTGGCCGTGAGCAACGCCCTGCATCCGCTCGCCAGCCCGCTGATCCTGCGCCGCGCTCTCGAATACGCCGCCAGCCTCGACCTGATCGTGGTCGTGCAGCCGCTCGAACGCGCACTGATGCCGGAAGGCTGTGCGCACGAAGGACCGGTCGCCTCGCGCCTCGGCCTGCCGGGCATCCCAGTGGCGGCCGAGACCGCCGCCCTGGGCCAGATCCTGGCGCTGGTCGAGCAGACCGGCGCGCGCGTGCACTTCGGCCGCCTGTCCAGCGCCGCCGGCGTCCGCGCCCTGCAGCGCGCCATCGCCGACGGTCTGCCGGTCAGCGGCGATGTGGCCGCGCACCAGCTGTTCCTCACCGAGATGGACGTGGCCGACTTCAACGCCCTGTGCCACGTGCTGCCGCCGCTGCGCAACAGCCGTGACCTGGAGGCGCTGCGCGCCGGCGTCGCAGACGGCACCCTCTGCGCCATCTGCTCCGACCACCAGCCGCACGAGGACGATGCCAAGCTGATGCCTTTCCCCGCCACCGAACCCGGCATCTCCTCGCTGGAAACCCTGCTGCCGCTCTGCCTGCGTCTGGTCGACGAGGGCCAGCTGACGCTGCCCGAGGCCATTGCGCGCGTCACCTGCCGGCCGGCAAGGGCGCTGGGCCTGCGCGCCGGCAGCCTCGCCGCGGGTGCCGCCGCCGACGTGTGCGTGTTCGATGCCGACGCCGAATGGACCCTGGACGTCGAGCAGCTGCACAGTCGCGGCCGCAACACGCCCTTCCAGGGCTGGGCGCTACGCGGCCGCGTGCGCCACACCCTGGTGCGCGGCGAGCCGGTCTACCAATCCTCTGCAGACAGCGATCCGCACGCATGAATGCCAAACCGCACCGCAACACCATCTTCGTCGAGGACGCCACGGTGCTGTCGCACCAGGCGCATGACGCCGGCCAGTACATCCTGCGCGTGCAGGCGCCCCGCTGCGCGGCGCACGCGGAACCCGGCAGCTTCGTGCACCTGAGCTGCGACCCCATGCTGCCGCTGCGACGCCCGCTGTCGATCATGCGCGTCGATCCCGAGGCCGGCTGGGTGGAATTTCTCTACAAGGCCGTGGGCTACGGCACCGGCCTGCTCGCCCGCCGCGCGAAGGGCGACACGATCAGCCTGATGGGGCCGATCGGCCGCCCCTTCGCGCCGCACCCGCAGCGGCGACGCCCGTTGCTGATCGGCGGCGGCGTCGGCATTCCGCCGATGGTATTCCTCGCCGACCGTCTGCGCCGGCAGCCGGATTACAGCCCCTTCGCAATCCTTGGCTCCGAAGTGCCCTTCCCGTTCCGCGCCAAACCCTCGCAGATCATGCTGTCCGGCGTGCCCGAAGGCGTGATCGCGGCGATGCCACTGCTGGAGGACTGGGGCATCCCCTCGCGGCTCGCCAGCCTGCGGGGCTATGCCGGCTGTCACGAGGGCTACGTCACCGATCTGGCCCGCCACTGGCTGGACGGTCTGTCCGCCGAGGCGCGCGCGGAGGTGGAAATCTTCGCCTGCGGCCCGCACCCCATGTTGGCCGCAGTCGCCTCGCTGGCACGCGATTTCGATCTGCCCGCGCAGGTTTCGCTAGAGGAATACATGGCCTGCGCGGTCGGCGGCTGCGCCGGCTGCACCGTGCGAGTGAACACCCCGGAAGGGCCGGCGATGAAGCGCGTATGCGTTGACGGACCCGTGTTCGACGCCGCCATGGTCGCCTTCGG
The Acidihalobacter prosperus DNA segment above includes these coding regions:
- the ruvX gene encoding Holliday junction resolvase RuvX, with protein sequence MSFDYGTRRTGVAVGQRITGTARPLTTLGMPGGQPDWPAIDRLMRDWAPSDVVVGRPTRMDGSVTPLTTAAEGFAAALGRRYDLPVSLIDERLSSREAETELRRQRGDGSRGPIRKPDIDQEAAAVLLRDYLASIPLPSAPNRSETP
- a CDS encoding aspartate carbamoyltransferase catalytic subunit codes for the protein MNALPAPHRPGPLPTRMQLEDGRLRHLLTIEGLGRPLIEQILDNAESFAGMNDQGVKKLPLLRGKTVANLFFEASTRTRTTFELAAKRLSADVLSLNMNASATTKGETLLDTLRNLEAMQCDMFVVRHADSGAAHFIARHVAPHISVLNAGDGRHAHPTQALLDVFTIRRHKGELSKLRVAIVGDVLHSRVARSQIHALNTLATGEVRVIGPRTLLPAAVEQLGVQVYHNMEQGLKDVDVIIMLRLQKERMQGAFIPSEHEYFQRYGLDARRLALAHPEAIVMHPGPANRGVEIASEVADGPHSVILRQVTYGLSVRMAVMSMVMGVNPQVRA
- a CDS encoding dihydroorotate dehydrogenase electron transfer subunit, giving the protein MNAKPHRNTIFVEDATVLSHQAHDAGQYILRVQAPRCAAHAEPGSFVHLSCDPMLPLRRPLSIMRVDPEAGWVEFLYKAVGYGTGLLARRAKGDTISLMGPIGRPFAPHPQRRRPLLIGGGVGIPPMVFLADRLRRQPDYSPFAILGSEVPFPFRAKPSQIMLSGVPEGVIAAMPLLEDWGIPSRLASLRGYAGCHEGYVTDLARHWLDGLSAEARAEVEIFACGPHPMLAAVASLARDFDLPAQVSLEEYMACAVGGCAGCTVRVNTPEGPAMKRVCVDGPVFDAAMVAFGH
- the pyrR gene encoding bifunctional pyr operon transcriptional regulator/uracil phosphoribosyltransferase PyrR; this translates as MNSSTRLPDVEPLLDHMADALRAPLAEHEGQAHLIGIHTGGVWVAGGLHRRLDLDQPMGTLDITYYRDDLAHGGLHPHIRPSRLPWSVDGQLVILVDDVLHTGRTVRAALNEIFDFGRPARVLLATLIDRGGHELPIAADVVGARYDDLAPTQRIKLNGPEPLTLTLSEREVPTP
- a CDS encoding dihydroorotase, whose amino-acid sequence is MRRLIQGGRVIDPAAGIDRIADLAIADGRIVGLDMADFQPDERIDARGLSVIPGLVDLAARLREPGQEHKATVASECRAAAAGGITTVCAMPDTVPPIDSPADVRLVRQKGRNAHAARVAVIGALTQGLDGHHLTEMAALRDAGCVAVSNALHPLASPLILRRALEYAASLDLIVVVQPLERALMPEGCAHEGPVASRLGLPGIPVAAETAALGQILALVEQTGARVHFGRLSSAAGVRALQRAIADGLPVSGDVAAHQLFLTEMDVADFNALCHVLPPLRNSRDLEALRAGVADGTLCAICSDHQPHEDDAKLMPFPATEPGISSLETLLPLCLRLVDEGQLTLPEAIARVTCRPARALGLRAGSLAAGAAADVCVFDADAEWTLDVEQLHSRGRNTPFQGWALRGRVRHTLVRGEPVYQSSADSDPHA